A single genomic interval of Cucumis sativus cultivar 9930 chromosome 7, Cucumber_9930_V3, whole genome shotgun sequence harbors:
- the LOC101222165 gene encoding mitochondrial arginine transporter BAC2 produces MDFWPEFLASSWGREFVAGGFGGIAGVISGYPLDTLRVMQQQSISGSALKIFRNIIVNDGPAGLFRGMTAPLASVTFQNAAVFQIYAVLSRAFNSSSQSKIGDPPSYKAVAFAGVGTGALQSLILSPVELVKIRLQLQSSSHAISSSSSSSSSSSSHRGPLSVAKSIYKTEGLRGIYKGLTITILRDAPAHGIYFWTYECMREQFHPGCRKTSQESVGTMLVAGGLAGVASWVFCYPLDVLKTRIQGQTKSSSRKYNGIVDCLSKSVREEGYRVLWRGLGTAVARAFVVNGAIFAAYEITLRCLFSNGSNHTQQYDCPNLSQSQSPKKK; encoded by the exons ATGGATTTCTGGCCAGAATTCCTTGCAAGCAGTTGGGGTAGAGAATTTGTTGCCGGTGGATTTGGTGGCATCGCCGGGGTAATCTCAGGCTACCCTCTTGATACTCTTAGAGTAATGCAACAACAATCGATATCTGGTTCtgctttgaaaatttttcgGAATATCATTGTTAACGATGGCCCTGCTGGTCTTTTCAGAGGCATGACTGCTCCTTTGGCCTCTGTCACTTTTCAG AACGCCGCCGTGTTTCAGATCTATGCCGTTCTTTCTCGGGCATTCAACTCCTCCTCTCAATCCAAAATTGGAGACCCTCCAAGTTATAAGGCTGTGGCATTTGCAGGAGTTGGTACTGGAGCTCTTCAGAGCCTCATCTTGTCGCCGGTGGAGCTTGTGAAGATTCGCCTGCAATTGCAGAGTTCAAGCCAtgcaatttcttcttcttcttcttcttcttcttcttcttcttctcatagAGGTCCATTGAGCGTCGCCAAGAGCATCTACAAAACAGAAGGATTGAGAGGGATTTACAAAGGACTTACCATAACCATACTGAGAGATGCACCTGCACATGGCATCTATTTCTGGACATACGAGTGCATGAGAGAGCAATTTCATCCTGGCTGCCGAAAGACCAGCCAAGAGAGCGTCGGAACAATGCTGGTCGCCGGAGGGCTTGCTGGAGTTGCTAGCTGGGTTTTTTGTTATCCACTGGATGTATTGAAGACAAGAATTCAGGGTCAAACAAAAAGTTCATCTCGAAAGTACAATGGAATTGTGGATTGTCTTAGCAAAAGTGTAAGAGAAGAGGGTTATAGAGTGCTCTGGCGTGGACTAGGGACAGCAGTTGCCAGAGCATTTGTGGTAAATGGGGCCATTTTTGCTGCTTATGAGATAACTTTGAGGTGTTTGTTTAGCAATGGAAGCAATCATACACAGCAATATGATTGCCCAAATTTGTCACAATCACAGAGtcctaaaaagaaatga
- the LOC101219485 gene encoding pyridoxal 5'-phosphate synthase-like subunit PDX1.2 has translation MPGQSSVAPFPTNGYTIYEFTGRPSSSTNELARVHTGVIVEVKDVHQAKIAEEAGACCVLFSQPIHEGISRMPEPLLFKEIERAVSIPVIVKIRIGHFVEAQILDCVGVKHFDESDEASAADAENFINKHKFKDSHFVCGCRSLGEALRRIKEGAIMVKTQGGMSSITGHITETLRNVRSVMSDIRYLHNMDENEVFAYSREIAAPYDLVKETRELGRLPAIHYAAGGIVTPADAALMMQLGCDGIFLGLEIFEYPNPRDRLRRMIEAVRNHSDPEALARAAFGFGPA, from the coding sequence ATGCCGGGACAAAGTTCGGTCGCGCCTTTTCCCACCAACGGATATACCATCTATGAATTCACGGGGCGTCCGAGTTCTTCCACGAACGAACTAGCTCGGGTTCATACCGGAGTCATTGTGGAAGTTAAGGACGTACATCAAGCAAAGATTGCAGAGGAAGCCGGGGCGTGTTGTGTTTTGTTCTCCCAACCGATTCACGAAGGTATATCACGAATGCCTGAACCGTTGCTATTCAAGGAAATTGAGCGCGCTGTTTCCATTCCGGTAATCGTAAAGATCCGCATAGGGCACTTCGTCGAAGCGCAGATTCTTGATTGTGTTGGTGTGAAGCATTTCGATGAGAGCGACGAAGCTTCGGCTGCGGATGCAGAGAATTTTATCAACAAACACAAGTTTAAGGACTCGCATTTTGTCTGTGGATGTCGAAGCCTGGGCGAGGCGTTGAGGAGAATAAAGGAAGGTGCGATAATGGTGAAGACTCAAGGGGGTATGTCTTCTATTACAGGTCATATCACGGAGACGTTGCGTAATGTGAGGTCTGTGATGTCGGATATTAGATATTTACATAACATGGATGAGAATGAGGTTTTCGCTTACTCGCGAGAGATCGCTGCGCCTTATGATCTTGTCAAAGAAACCAGGGAACTTGGCAGACTACCGGCAATCCATTACGCGGCCGGAGGCATTGTGACTCCTGCGGATGCCGCTTTGATGATGCAGTTAGGTTGTGATGGCATCTTTCTTGGATTGGAGATATTCGAATACCCTAATCCTCGCGACCGATTAAGAAGAATGATTGAGGCAGTGAGGAATCACAGCGATCCCGAAGCACTGGCGCGAGCTGCTTTTGGTTTTGGCCCCGCGTGA
- the LOC101221926 gene encoding kinesin-like protein KIN-13B translates to MNGMGRQGQRSGAAVRNHQRQYSDDYLDASSNGRWLQTAGLQSLYSNTSAPQDYGFSVGGGGQGSRMYNRNAQRSFGGMNEYYMEPSTPPGNSRPSSQRKSREDSPSDFSPGLLDLHSFDTELLPEDRGFDESDVFISNNIPTSRPQDMTENNLLKSVAADKERANSVAKIKVVVRKRPLNKKELAKNEEDIVETTANYLTVHETKLKVDLTEYVEKHEFVFDAVLNEEVSNDEVYRETVEPIVPIIFQRTKATCFAYGQTGSGKTFTMKPLPLKASKDILRLMHHTYRNQGFHLFVSFFEIYGGKLYDLLNDRKKLCMREDGKQQVCIVGLQEYKVSDVETIGELIEKGNATRSTGTTGANEESSRSHAILQLAVKNSVSGKESKPPRLVGKLSFIDLAGSERGADTTDNDKQTRIEGAEINKSLLALKECIRALDNDQGHIPFRGSKLTEVLRDSFVGNSRTVMISCISPSSGSCEHTLNTLRYADRVKSLSKGNNVKKDTFSSTLNLKESTTGPLTSALPSGTMFENEPAWVGRNEREEVDASEEIFEQRKPSWKKNGKLEPFRTSVAVENVKSNNLPKWKDMPKADSHNSNSDDDLNELLQEEEDLISAHRKQVEETMNIVRMEMNLLVEADQPGNHLDGYISRLNAILSQKAAAIYQLQNHLVHFQKRLKEHNVLISSSD, encoded by the exons ATGAATGGAATGGGGAGACAAGGCCAGAGATCTGGAGCGGCTGTGAGGAATCACCAAAGACAGTACTCTGATGATTATTTGGACGCCTCGTCCAATGGAAGATGGCTTCAAACAGCTGGTCTTCAGTCTCTTTATTCCAATACTTCTGCCCCACAg GACTATGGTTTTTCTGTCGGTGGGGGAGGGCAAGGATCGAGAATGTATAATAGAAATGCACAGAGAAGCTTTGGTGGGATGAATGAGTATTACATGGAGCCATCAACTCCTCCAGGCAATTCCCGGCCGTCAAGCCAACGGAAAAGTCGCGAGGATTCGCCAAGCGATTTCAGTCCCGGACTCTTGGATCTGCATTCCTTCGATACTGAATTGCTGCCTGAG GATAGAGGCTTTGACGAGTCTGACGTCTTTATTTCAAACAACATCCCAACAAGTAGACCTCAGGATATGACAGAGAACAATCTCCTGAAAAGTGTGGCTGCAGACAAAGAGAGGGCAAACTCTGTTGCCAAGATCAAAGTTGTT GTGCGTAAAAGGCCACTGAACAAAAAGGAGTTGGCGAAGAATGAGGAAGATATTGTTGAAACAACTGCTAATTATTTAACAGTTCATGAGACTAAACTCAAG GTGGACCTTACAGAATACGTGGAGAAGCATGAATTTGTCTTTGATGCAGTGTTGAACGAGGAGGTTTCAAATGATGAA GTGTACCGGGAAACAGTGGAGCCAATTGTACCCATAATATTTCAACGAACAAAAGCAACCTGCTTTGCATATGGCCAAACAG GGAGTGGCAAGACTTTTACCATGAAACCATTGCCTTTGAAAGCGTCCAAGGACATCTTGAGATTAATGCACCATACATACAGGAACCAGGGATTCCACTTGTTTGTGAGCTTCTTTGAAATATATGGGGGAAAGCTATATGATCTTCTCAATGATCGGAA AAAACTTTGCATGAGAGAGGACGGTAAACAACAAGTTTGCATTGTGGGTTTGCAAGAGTATAAAGTATCTGATGTGGAGACTATTGGAGAGcttattgaaaaaggaaatgcCACGAGAAGTACTGGAACAACTGGTGCTAATGAAGAATCGTCTCGTTCTCATGCCATACTCCAGCTTGCTGTCAAGAATTCAGTCAGTGGCAAAGAATCAAAGCCACCTCGCTTGGTTGGAAAACTCTCTTTTATAGATCTTGCAGGAAGTGAACGTGGGGCAGACACCACCGACAATGACAAACAGACAAG AATAGAAGGTGCTGAAATCAATAAAAGCTTACTTGCTTTAAAGGAATGCATACGAGCTCTTGACAACGACCAGGGCCATATACCTTTTAGAGGCAGCAAATTAACAGAAGTTCTAAGGGACTCATTTGTTGGCAACTCACGAACTGTTATGATATCTTGTATATCTCCCAGCTCCGGATCATGCGAACACACTCTCAATACGTTAAGATATGCAGACAG AGTGAAGAGCCTTTCAAAAGGAAATAATGTCAAGAAGGATacattttcttccactttaAACCTTAAGGAATCAACTACTGGACCCTTGACGTCAGCATTACCTTCTGGAACTATGTTTGAGAATGAACCAGCATGGGTTGGACGAAATGAAAGAGAGGAGGTTGATGCATCAGAGGAGATCTTTGAGCAAAGAAAACCTTCGTGGAAGAAAAATGGGAAGCTTGAGCCTTTCAGAACATCTGTTGCGGTCGAAAATGTAAAATCCAATAATCTTCCGAAATGGAAGGACATGCCAAAGGCAGATTCTCATAACTCAAATTCAGACGATGATTTGAATGAACTGTTGCAG GAAGAGGAAGATCTTATAAGCGCTCACAGAAAACAAGTCGAGGAAACAATGAATATTGTTAGGATG GAAATGAACCTTTTAGTGGAGGCAGACCAACCAGGAAATCATCTGGATGGTTATATATCTAGATTGAATGCAATTCTATCACAAAAGGCTGCAGCAATCTATCaacttcaaaatcatttggttCATTTCCAGAAACGTTTGAAAGAACATAATGTACTTATATCTTCATCTGACTGA